The sequence below is a genomic window from Schistocerca nitens isolate TAMUIC-IGC-003100 chromosome 4, iqSchNite1.1, whole genome shotgun sequence.
tttaaaataaaaatttaaaatacaaccAGAGAATTACCAAAGAATTCACTCAAGTGCATATAATTCTGAAGCAATTAACTTTGGTTTAGTTAGCAACTCTCATTCAGTATTTTCTGGTCAGTAAATCTATACTGAGCATTGATTGAGTTTTTATTctgtgtaagttaatatcaaacTGACAAATATTATTAACTCCCTCAATACCACACATATCTGAAAGTAAAAAAGGCCATAGAAAGGTATTGAACAGAGATAACATATTCTAAGTGAATGATGTACCTGTGAGGCCAGTGTAAGAGAACATTCCTTTATGTTCAGTTATGTGGTCCCAGTTACCTGGGGTCTTCAGCCTTTCAAGAGACAGCTTAAACTCTGATCTAATGCTCTGCAAACGTTTTGTCATGCTCTGCAAACATTCTTTCCTGAAACACATACAGAAAATGGAACACAGCTGATTTGAACTACATTATATCTGTTGACAGACACTATACATTTCCATTAAATCTACTAACCACTCTTTAGTCAGCTCTGGGTCATTAAGTATACGATCAACTACTCGAGCTCCATGAGCTGGTGGAGTCAGATACATTGCTCTGACGATAGTGTGCAAGTGAGATTGTATTTTTAATTTGTCTTGGATGTTTTTGGGTACTACTGCCAGATTTCCAACCCTTTCACCTAAAATATTGACATAAAAGAAGTATTAGGTTTTAAGAGCCATGTGCAGACTATATCCTCATCTAGTGATTGTGCTTAATACATACTGTATAggccaaaattttttgaaaatgattgtGCACAAAACAGTTCGAAACCTCTCTCTTCAAAGTATCTAACAGGCCAAGCATCTTCATCCAAGTCCCCAGATGCAAAGCCAAGATAAGCTCCATCAAAGAAAGGGAAGAGCTTGTTCTCCTACATGAATAAAAATGCATCATAGTTCACTttacaataaaaacttttaaaaattgaaAAGAACATCGCTTTCATTTGTCATAAATCATGAAGCACTTTGTATTTCATCTAAATGCAAAATCTTTATATTTACCTGCATGACATCAGCAATTTTAATCCACTGTTCCTTTGTAGGATCACAACCAGTTGGATTATGAGCACACAAATGTAACACAATGACAGAATTTTCTGGTGCAGTAGAAAGATCACTTATCAGACCATTAATATCCAAAGATCTTGTTGCATTGTCCCAGTATCGGTACTGCCGTATATCACCAAAGCCAGAGAATTGTAGAATTTTTTGATGGTTATCTGAAATTCAGATTTGGCCTCATTCAAATTGACTTTTCAAAAAGCAGTTTTCTAAGATTCTAATTGTGACATATCAAGTCATGTCACTGactgttttgtgaaataatttataTTGAAATGTTATACAGAAAGTAAATATTTTCAATAGCCTTTTTATGATTCCAACAATAAGGCTAAATATATCATAAAAATCTCATTAGAAGGGCAAATACAACATACCCCATGTTGGAGTGGGAACGTAAGCAATATTGAAGTTTAGTATTTTTGACAGAAACTCTGATCCAATTCTGAATGACCCAGTCCCACTGAGTGAATGCACACCAAAGGCCTTGAAAAGATTTAatggaaaattatttttgtataaaaCCAATAAAAAATACAGTGGCAACTACTGTAACTGCCACTTCAAAAAAAGTAACAgtaattaataacaaataaaatatgaaCTCTTTGAAAGAGAAAAACATTTATTCAACTGTTAATGATGCTATTTATAATTAATATCATAGTCAATAATATTTTACACAGAAGGATAAAGTCTACTTACCAGCAGCTGAAAAATAAATAGCTTAAGTTACTATGGTTGTGCATCATTAAATGGCTGTTAGTACGCATCCCTCTCCTGTCTTCAAGACTACTTTTaatattcaaatttttctttaatggTAGTAATGTATTTTATGGTATTCTCAAACAAATACAGTATTTGTATTCATATTCCATATATTGTAAAGTTCAAAGCAGAAACTCTCTCATCATTCTGCTTGATTGCCCTATTTACAAATGACGAAGGAATGGTAATTTCCTACATACGTCTGGTAAGTTCAATGATTTCTCTGATATTATCATTGTGGTCTATATGTGATTTCTATGTCATTGGCAGTAGTTACCCTACTGTTTGAATGATTCTCTGGCACAACACTGGATGTTGTTGTGAAAACTGTATAACATTGCAACAGGACGGCTGCTCTTGAACCACTACCTTATTAAACCCACTTTTATTGACTAGTGGATTATAGCCTAACAGTTTAGAATAGTTTGACCACGTGCAACTGTTGAAGGCTGATCGGTTAATATTTGCACGGGAGTTGTCTCGTATCAAATCCAATAAAGCTAATTaggatgtcaggtagcaataatTGGTACATACTTggtgttaattttctttatttattgtctAAACAGCATGAATGAGGCAGTTACTCCCTACATCTGACAAAATAATAATGGCTAACTCATGACAGGTCACCTATTAATGTCGCTACTTGCCATTATTCTTCATGTGGCATTGAATGCACAATCCTCACTGCAGTCCAAATCGTGGGTGTCTGACACGGTTGTTGCATAATCACAGCACACAAATGAACACTTATACACATCAACAAATCACTCAATTAATGCCATTTACGTATTTGCTGGAGGTCAGGCCCATGTGACACACACAGCAGATAAACAATTGTAACTGCAGTCGGTCATCCTGCCAAAATCTGCCCTGTTCACTTAGCAGCCAACAACTTACTTGCTTGTAGTCTCAACGCTGACTACTCTCTGCTGCACTCAGCGCTTGACTATCCATAGTACCTACTGTGACCTGTGTGAGGCAATGATATATTGTTCTCAATACATAAGGGGCGGTTGACCCCTTACACTCTCCATCTTGAGGTGCACCTGTGGAAGCTGCAGTGGAGAGTCAGTTCAAATTCTAGCTTGCTAGAAATGCACTGGCAGGGGAAGCTGACATTCATAACACCCTGCTGAAGAAACAAGCAATGGATATCACCACACTGCACAGCTGGGGAAGCCTGGCTGCAAGCTGCAGGTCTTGGCATAAGTGCTCCAGAAAGTTGCTGATACCTTAACCAGCTGTCCTGAATTCGAACCCCCATCAGTGTGTCCTCTTTCAATTTGTTTCTCTCCAATTGATGATGACTTAGCGCACAGTCATGGCTGGTTCCCATGCTTTGTTGAGCCTCTTTAATGATCAAGTCATTCTCCATATAAGGAGTAGTTATAAAGTTTCAATTGTcaccttaaaaataaaattacagttttattcttttcatttttgtaGGTACATATCTGCAGTCCTAGTACACATTGAACTCTCCATGCCTAAGTACCATAGCACACTGCTAGGGGAGCCAAAACAAAATTGTGCTGCCACTGATAAGTGGAGTGTTGTTCGGTAATCTGGTGGCCTACATAAGATTCCACAGCCGTGATTCTGGCATGCAGATGTATGAGTGCCACGGAAGTCAGAAGATGACAGCACTGGCAGAAACCCCCTATTCTTGGATGTGTATGCAACCCCTCCAGAGTGCACTTGACCAGCTGGCCAGCGACCTATCTAGAGCTGAGTCTGGCCAGTTTCACACACAGTCTGATATTTACTTCAGCTGATGTGACAAGAGCCAGCAGTGCAGCCACTCCATGGCTTCCAGCTGCCAACTATTGGTGTGTGAGACCTCATGCAACTGGGTAATGGACAGCACTTCATTGAGGGAAGGGTTTTCCAATTGTATGGCTTGTTGCTGGACTTCCTTGTCAGAAGTGGTGTGGATTATAACATTGCAAACCACATTGTCGTGTGCAACTCTTTTGACTTGGACACGACGAAACGGCA
It includes:
- the LOC126253325 gene encoding aspartate aminotransferase, cytoplasmic-like gives rise to the protein MATNGAASGHEKSVLDPGQTAPPVELVKMRIDYMQDTNENKVDLGAGAYKDNEGKPWVLPIVQRIGEKVAADKSLNHEYLMLLGIESLSSAATKLLLGEKSRAVLENRAFGVHSLSGTGSFRIGSEFLSKILNFNIAYVPTPTWDNHQKILQFSGFGDIRQYRYWDNATRSLDINGLISDLSTAPENSVIVLHLCAHNPTGCDPTKEQWIKIADVMQENKLFPFFDGAYLGFASGDLDEDAWPVRYFEERGFELFCAQSFSKNFGLYSERVGNLAVVPKNIQDKLKIQSHLHTIVRAMYLTPPAHGARVVDRILNDPELTKEWKECLQSMTKRLQSIRSEFKLSLERLKTPGNWDHITEHKGMFSYTGLTAQQVDYLKDKWHVYLMRSGRANMCGINTHNVNYVAKAFNDAIRNVSQ